Genomic DNA from Desulfonema ishimotonii:
GCAAATCCGCTTGCCGCATGATGGAGATTTCTGAGGGCAATGCTGATCAGAAACGGGATGAATAACGTCAGGATGACTAGGTCGTTCGGAACCAGCAGGCAGGGGATTCTCATTTCACGAATCCAGACCGAGGGATCTGTACTTTCAGAAATAACGGCAGTCCATAAGGCCTGGAACGATATCGCAAATGAGATAACACAAAATGCGGTGTAACTTTTCCAGATGATCTGAATATTGAAGTTTTCGATGATCAGGAAAAATATGAGCAAACCCGGAAAAAATGAAAGACTCAGCAACAGTGTCCTGTCGGCGTTAATACTCACAAAGGCGGACAGGACGACTGAGGCGATAAACAGCAGGACAGATGCGATGATTGGCGAACGCAGTGACATCTGCGCGGAAGAGGTTAACAATGCGGATAATATGCCGCATAAACTCAGGAAAAACAGTGGGACGGTTGAATATAACGGGAGAGACAGGGAAAACAGATACAGAAATACGCCTGCTTTTATTACCCGTGACGGCAGATGGTCTCTCAGGAAGTTCATTTTCTGACATTCTGTCAAAAGCAGGTGGCCTGTTCTTTCGGAAGCGCTACAGATTCATGTTTTCGCGGAAGCACCAGCTTCTCAGACTTCGGCAAAATTTGTCAAGCGCTAAATTGTGACCCGACCCGCAGAGGACATTCCCCACGCTCGGAAGCTGTTTTAAAAATATTTTCGGAGTGCAAAAGTTAAGCCCCGCAGGGGCGATCTTTTGCAAAATCTGCGAAAAACCGGCCTCCGGCCTTAATTTTCGCACTCCGTTTCTGAATCGCCGGTATTTTTAAAACAGCTTCTCAGGCCGGGGGCGTAAAATCCCTGCCAGACGGCGCACCGGCACGGGATAAGGCTGGGAATGCCCGCCACATGGATTTTGCAGGCGGTCTGTTCATTTCTCACGGGGGTTCAGACTCCCCATCCGGTAGCCTTCCAGATCAAGGGTGACAAACCGGATACCGGCGGCCCTGAAATGCGCCACAACCTGCCGGCGGACCTTCTCCCCGGCGAGCCTGCAAATCGCCTCCGCATCCGACTCAATACGGACGGTCTGCGGATCGCTCAGCCGCACCCGGACCTGCCCGGTCACACCCAGTTCCCGGAGAAACGTCTCGCCATCGTCGATGAGGCGGAGCCGCCGGGGCGTGATCTCCGTTCCGCAGGGGATGCGGGAGGCCAGGCAGGCCGATGACGGGGTGCGCCACACCGAAAGGCCCATATTTTTGGCCAGCATCCGAATCTCAACCTTGGACAGCCCGGCTTCCCGGAGCGGACTCCTGATCCCCAGCTCACGGGCCGCCCGGCTGCCGGGCCGGTAATCCTTTGTATCGTCCGTATTTTCCCCATCCGCAACATGGGGAAACCCCTCTTTTTCAGCCCGTCCGATCAGGCGGATGAAGCGGTATTTCTTGCAGATATAACAGCGGTCCGGCGAATTGGCCGTGAATTCGGGCAGCGCCATTTCATGGGTCTGAAGGGTGATGTGCCGGATGCCGGATGCCTCGGCAAAGGCCACTGCGTCGTTCAGCTCATGCCGGGGCGTGGTTTCGGATATGGCGGTGAGCGCCAGAACGTTTTCCTGCAACAGGTCTCCTGCGATGCTGAGGAGGACGGTGCTGTCCACGCCGCCTGAAAACGCGATGGCCACCCGGCCCATTTCCCTGAGAATCCGGCCCAGTAACCGGTATTTCTCATCTGATTCATTCTTACGGATTTCCATATGATATGACTCCTTATGGCGCATTCGGCCTTTGAAATTTCCTGTTTTCCGGCAGCGTCCCCGATCCGTGAAATTGCCGGGGCCGCCGCCCCTTGTTCCGGCCCGCAGGATGCTTATTATGATAAGGCCGGACAGGCGCGGAAGCAGGCGAAAAAAATCTGAGCGACAGCACCCGGCATCGGCATGTGACCGGTCTGAAACGCTGCCCGGAAGGTTTTGAAAAACCTGTTGACAGCGGTTGATTACACTGTAAAATGCAATGGCTTTCAATGCAACCTGCGCGCTGTCGGTGCAGGTTTCTTTTGTATGAATTTCCGGAAAAAATCCGGGCTGCGCCACCGGTTGCCAGCTTTTTCCTTAACCCCCCTGATGTTCTGAGACCTGTGAAGATACAACGAAAAGAGATTGAACAGTTTTTTCTGGCGGCCCTGAGCGGCCTGCTGATGACCGGCGCGTTTCCCAAACCCGGCCTGGACGGTCTGGCGTGGTGTGCGATGGTTCCCCTGCTTTTTGCCCTGAAAGATGTTTCCGGCAGAATGGGATTCCGTCTGGGCTTTGTGGCCGGAATGGTCCACTATTCGGGACTCATGTACTGGCTGGTTTTCACCATGCGGACTTACGGCCACATGCCCCTGTTCATGGCCATTCCGCTCCTCTTCCTGCTGGCCGCGTATCTGGCGCTCTATGTGGCCCTCTTCTCGGCACTGCTGACCGGCCTGAAATCAAAGCCCGTTTTCCTGCTGGCGGGGATTCCCGTTTTCTGGACCGGGCTGGAATATGTGCGCGCATTCCTCATGACCGGCTTCCCCTGGGAACTTCTGGGGTATTCCCAGTATCGCCATTTGCATCTGATACAGATTTCGGATATATTAGGTGTTTACGGTGTCTCGTTTCTGATCGCCCTCTGCAATAGCGCCATTTTCCTGATCCTGCTTCACATGACGGGAAAAGGCTGGCAGGGGCGTCTGCCGGACCGCCGGACCGCCGGAACCGCAGGCGCACTCGCCCTTGCGGCCCTGGCCCTGACGCTGGTGTACGGGACATGGCGTATCCGGGATACGGACCGGCTGGCGGCCGGGGCACAGACCCTCAGCGCGGCTGCGGTTCAGGGAAACATCGACCAGTCGCTCAAGTGGCAACCGGCCTGTCAGAAGAGCAGCACGGAGAAATATGTCCGCCTCTCCCTTTCGGTCAACGGGGAAAATCCGGACCTGGTCGTATGGCCGGAGACGGCAGCGCCGTTCTATTTTGATTACAACCGCCGCCTGAAACAGATTCTGGTCCGGGGCGTGCGGGAGGCCGGAACTCATTTTCTCATCGGCATCCCCTCGGCAACCCGGCAGGGGGAACAGGTGGCGTTTTACAACAGCGCCTACCTGATCCGGCCCGACGGGCAGATCGGCGGGAAGTACCACAAGGTCCATCTGGTGCCCTTCGGGGAATATGTGCCCCTGAAAAAATGGCTCCCCTTTGTCCGCAAAATCGTGGCGCAGGTGGGCGACTTCAGGACCGGTCAGAAGGGGGCGGTACTCGACCCGGACCACCTGAAACTGGGGGTGATGATCTGTTACGAGATCATTTTCCCGGACCTTTCCAGGGCCGTGGCCGACAACGGCGCAGGGCTTCTGGTCAACATCACCAACGATGCGTGGTACGGCACCACCGGGGCACCGTATCAGCATTTTTCAATGGCTGTGTTCCGGGCGGTGGAGAACAAGCGCTCCCTGGTGCGATCGGCCAACACCGGCATCAGCGGATTTATTGACCCGGTGGGTCGGATTGCGGGAACCACCCGGCTCTTTGAGGACGCGGTGACAACCCATGCGCTTCCCGTGCTGGAGACCCGGACCTTTTACACACGGCACGGCGACCTGTTTGCCGCCTGCTGCCTGGCAATCTCACTATTGTTACCTGTCGTCACCTATATAAGGAGGATCAGAAAATGAGTTTAGAATACAAACAGAATATCAAAGAGCTTCGGCAGAAACTGGATCAGCTCAAGGAGTATCTTTGACCTGCCTGTCAAGGAAAAACGGCTGGCCGAGATTGAAAAGATCATTGCCCGTGACGGCTTCTGGGAGACGCCGGATATCGCCAAGGTGGTGTTGAAGGAACGGACCCGGATTACCGGCAAGATCGAAAAGCTCGAAACCCTTTATACCGATCTGGAGGAGTGCGAGCTGCTGCTGGATATGGCACTGGAGGAGGACGATGCGGACACTGCCGAGGAGGCTGGCGAGCAGCTCCGCGCCCTTGAGACCCGTGTCAGCCGGTTTTCCCTGAACCTGATGCTGGACGGTGAGAACGACGGCAACAACGCCATTGTCTCCATCAACGCGGGCGCCGGGGGAACCGAGGCCCAGGACTGGGCCGAGATGCTGTTTCGCATGTACGCCCGGTGGGTGGAGCGCAAGGGGTTCAAAAGCGAGATCATCGACTTTCAGCCCGGGGATGAGGCCGGTATCAAAGGCGTGACCTTCACGGCCAGCGGCGAATACGCCTACGGCTATCTCCGTTCGGAAAAGGGGGTTCACCGGCTGGTGCGGATCTCCCCCTTTAACGCGGGCGGCAAGCGGCACACCTCTTTTGCGTCGGTTTTTGTCTACCCGGAACTGGACAATGAAATCGAAATTGATATCGAGGAAAAGGATCTCCGGGTTGACGTGTTCCGCGCCAGCGGCGCAGGCGGTCAGCATGTGAACAAGACCAGCAGCGCCGTGCGCATCACCCATATGCCCACCGGCATCGTGGTCCAGTGCCAGCAGGAAAAATCCCAGCACCGGAACCGGGAGCTGGCCATGAAGGTGCTGCGCTCCCGCCTTTATGATCATGAAAAGCAGAAGCAGGATGAGAAATGGCAGGAGATTAACGCCAGCAAGGAGGACATCGCCTGGGGCAGCCAGATCCGCTCCTATGTGCTGCACCCGTATCAGATGGTCAAGGATCACCGGATCGGGCTGGACATCGGCAATGTCAACGCCGTGCTGGACGGCGATATCGACCCCTTTATCGAGGGGGTGCTGCTGGCCCGGAAATCCGCCTGATCATCGGCCCGGCAGGCGGGGATGCGCCGTGCCTGTCGGGGCGCGGCGCATTCGGAACACCGGCAGGCCTGCGGAATTCTTCCGGCAATGCGAAACCCGATGGTCAGAAGGCAGGCCATCACAGAAAAATTTGCAGGTACAAAATATTGGCGGAAAAGAACAGATCAGAACCAATGAATCCCGTTGATATCATCAATGAGTTGTATGCACCCGGCTCGGCCCTCCACACCATGCTGATGGAACACAACCGGCGGGTTGCCCGGAAGGCCCTTGAGATTGCGGAAAAGGTGCCCCACCTCAACCCGGATGTGCAGTTTATCGAAGAGGCCGCCATGCTGCACGACATCGGCATCTTCATGACCGACGTGCCCCCGCTCTGCTGCCACGGCGACCATCCCTACATCCGCCACGGCATCCTGGGCCGGGCCATTCTGGAGGCCCGGGGGTTTCACCGGCACGCCCTGGTCTGCGAACGCCATGTGGGGGTGGGCATCACTGCCGGGGATATCGGAAAACACCGCCTGCCCCTGCCGGTGCGCGACATGCGCCCGCGCTCAACAGAGGAGGAGATCATTGCCTATGCGGACAAGTTCTACTCCAAGGACTGTCAGACGGTGGTGCGGGAAAACTCGCTGGAAGAGATCACCGCAGGGCTGGAACGGCATGGCCGGGAAAAGGCGGAGATCTTCCGGGCCTGGGTGAAAAAATATGAAGGGAACGGCAATGGAAACGGATAAACTTGCGGCCGCGCTCCGGTTTTACTTTATCACCGACGACAGCGCACCGGCCCTCTCCCCGGCGGAGCAGGTCCGCATCGCCCTTGAGGCCGGCGCGACCTGTGTCCAGTACCGGAACAAGCATTATGGCCCGGATTGTCTGGCGGAAGTGGTGCTGATCCGCCAGCTTTGCCGGGACCGGGATGTCCCCTTTGTGGTCAACGACAACATTGACCTGGCGCGCCGGGTCATGGCCGACGGCGTCCATCTGGGGCAGGACGACGCGCCGCCTGCCCGCGCCCGTGAACTGCTGGGCGATTCGGCCATTGTGGGGATTTCGGTCTCCGATCCGGACGAGCTGGCAAAGACCGACCTTGCCCCCTGCGATTACATGGGGAACTCCCCGTTTAAAATGATAACGTGCTTAATTAAATATTAATATATTTTATCCAATTTTCAATGCATAAGCAATTTTCATCTAAAGGAGCGATACTTATGAAGCTTATCAATCTAATTGCAACAATGCTTTTCTGCCTTTTGATTACCTCATGTGCAACTTGTCCGATTCCAAAAGAAGAACTTGAAAAAGAAAGAGCTTTTGCTGAAAATAATCTGCTCACCTTTGAAGAGGGGGTTCGTTACATTTCAAAAGAAATTCTTTGCCAAATGGTTCACTCTTCAGCTATGACAAAGAAAAATATCAAATTCGGTCGATTTCGCAATCTTAACCCTGCTTATAGGCTTGAGGCAAAAGAAGAAATCCAAAATCTGATTGAAACTGAACTTATAAGCAAATTCCAATTTGTGCAGGCAGATAGTGATGTTGATCCTGATTACCTTTTAGAAGGAATTCTTTATTTTCAAGAAAAAATACCACGCTTACATGTTTATGTATTAGAAAATAGTAAAAAAATTAAAATTGCAAACGCCAGTGCCCGTTTTTCTTCATTTGAAGATCAACCTACCAAAGCTGACAAGAGCAAAGTTGATTCAGGCAGGATACCTCCAGTGGAGGATATGAATAAAATTGCAAAAAAGGATATAGGGGAGAGTGTTTCAGATGTAAAAGAAACGCTTATCATGTCCGAATTAAGTTACTTGATTGATAATGCTGATGCTTTGTTTAGTAATGGCCAGTATGAAGATGCGGTTGAGTTTTACAAAGAAATTGAGACTGAAATGATGGATAAAAAACTGCCAGAAACATATTTTATTGAGTTGTATGATAAAATGTATAATGCTTCATTTCTTTCAAATAACGAAGTACTTGCTAAAAAATATCTCTTGAAGTTTATATCCTCAAGTATTGAATTTAAAAAAGCCATAGATTCTGATATTCATTTTGAAGTTGGTAGTGATATTTTCTT
This window encodes:
- a CDS encoding thiamine phosphate synthase; the encoded protein is METDKLAAALRFYFITDDSAPALSPAEQVRIALEAGATCVQYRNKHYGPDCLAEVVLIRQLCRDRDVPFVVNDNIDLARRVMADGVHLGQDDAPPARARELLGDSAIVGISVSDPDELAKTDLAPCDYMGNSPFKMITCLIKY
- a CDS encoding HD domain-containing protein; this translates as MNPVDIINELYAPGSALHTMLMEHNRRVARKALEIAEKVPHLNPDVQFIEEAAMLHDIGIFMTDVPPLCCHGDHPYIRHGILGRAILEARGFHRHALVCERHVGVGITAGDIGKHRLPLPVRDMRPRSTEEEIIAYADKFYSKDCQTVVRENSLEEITAGLERHGREKAEIFRAWVKKYEGNGNGNG
- the larE gene encoding ATP-dependent sacrificial sulfur transferase LarE — encoded protein: MEIRKNESDEKYRLLGRILREMGRVAIAFSGGVDSTVLLSIAGDLLQENVLALTAISETTPRHELNDAVAFAEASGIRHITLQTHEMALPEFTANSPDRCYICKKYRFIRLIGRAEKEGFPHVADGENTDDTKDYRPGSRAARELGIRSPLREAGLSKVEIRMLAKNMGLSVWRTPSSACLASRIPCGTEITPRRLRLIDDGETFLRELGVTGQVRVRLSDPQTVRIESDAEAICRLAGEKVRRQVVAHFRAAGIRFVTLDLEGYRMGSLNPREK
- the prfB gene encoding peptide chain release factor 2 (programmed frameshift), coding for MSLEYKQNIKELRQKLDQLRSIFDLPVKEKRLAEIEKIIARDGFWETPDIAKVVLKERTRITGKIEKLETLYTDLEECELLLDMALEEDDADTAEEAGEQLRALETRVSRFSLNLMLDGENDGNNAIVSINAGAGGTEAQDWAEMLFRMYARWVERKGFKSEIIDFQPGDEAGIKGVTFTASGEYAYGYLRSEKGVHRLVRISPFNAGGKRHTSFASVFVYPELDNEIEIDIEEKDLRVDVFRASGAGGQHVNKTSSAVRITHMPTGIVVQCQQEKSQHRNRELAMKVLRSRLYDHEKQKQDEKWQEINASKEDIAWGSQIRSYVLHPYQMVKDHRIGLDIGNVNAVLDGDIDPFIEGVLLARKSA
- the lnt gene encoding apolipoprotein N-acyltransferase: MKIQRKEIEQFFLAALSGLLMTGAFPKPGLDGLAWCAMVPLLFALKDVSGRMGFRLGFVAGMVHYSGLMYWLVFTMRTYGHMPLFMAIPLLFLLAAYLALYVALFSALLTGLKSKPVFLLAGIPVFWTGLEYVRAFLMTGFPWELLGYSQYRHLHLIQISDILGVYGVSFLIALCNSAIFLILLHMTGKGWQGRLPDRRTAGTAGALALAALALTLVYGTWRIRDTDRLAAGAQTLSAAAVQGNIDQSLKWQPACQKSSTEKYVRLSLSVNGENPDLVVWPETAAPFYFDYNRRLKQILVRGVREAGTHFLIGIPSATRQGEQVAFYNSAYLIRPDGQIGGKYHKVHLVPFGEYVPLKKWLPFVRKIVAQVGDFRTGQKGAVLDPDHLKLGVMICYEIIFPDLSRAVADNGAGLLVNITNDAWYGTTGAPYQHFSMAVFRAVENKRSLVRSANTGISGFIDPVGRIAGTTRLFEDAVTTHALPVLETRTFYTRHGDLFAACCLAISLLLPVVTYIRRIRK
- a CDS encoding OmpA family protein, whose translation is MKLINLIATMLFCLLITSCATCPIPKEELEKERAFAENNLLTFEEGVRYISKEILCQMVHSSAMTKKNIKFGRFRNLNPAYRLEAKEEIQNLIETELISKFQFVQADSDVDPDYLLEGILYFQEKIPRLHVYVLENSKKIKIANASARFSSFEDQPTKADKSKVDSGRIPPVEDMNKIAKKDIGESVSDVKETLIMSELSYLIDNADALFSNGQYEDAVEFYKEIETEMMDKKLPETYFIELYDKMYNASFLSNNEVLAKKYLLKFISSSIEFKKAIDSDIHFEVGSDIFLKEKRAQNNFFVRVLGEYFKDKSTDLIIYGHSSCTGGLEYNCKISKKRAKKIKNIISNIAADIDIRAIGHAYVDARICRGEDEKDRRVEIRIIKYNEATKEDLLPCLEYARMKGI